ATTCTTCGACGTGACGGATTCGCGCGAATTCCGCGTCGCCCGGGCGTTCGGATGTCCCCGACGCATCGACGCGCATACCGATAGCGCCGAGTACCCGGCCGATTTCACGTCCGATCGAGCCCGGTCCGACGACGAGCGCACGTTTACCGCGAACTCCGGAGCTGACTCGATGCTCCCAGACTCGCTCACGCTGACGGCGAAGTGCCTGGGGCAGCTTCTTCACCGACGCCAGAATTCCAGCTGCGACATATTCGGCTATCGCGTGGTCGAGTATGCCTCCGGAGTTGGTCAGCAGCCACGGTCCTTCGCGCAGACCCGGGTCCAACAGTCGATCGACTCCCGCGCTGGACGCATGAATCCACTGCAGGTTGGCGGCATTCGGCCACACGGCCTGCAGATCGACGGCCTCGAACGTGCGAAACAGCAGTACCTCGGCCCAGGAGACCGTATCGGCCAGCTCAGCGATCGCGCAGCTCCGGAACTGGACTCCAGCGATCGCCGGAAAGGCCTTTCGGTCCGAATCACTCTCGACCACAAGCACGTTCACCACTGGTCTCGCCACCTCCGTACGATGGCACGGTGCTCACCGTAGAACTCGCATCCGCCGCCGACGCAGCAACGATACTCGGCCTCCGGCACGCCGCCGAGGACTGGTTGGCTGCCCGGCGAATCGATCAGTGGGTACCGCGCGAGGTACCTCTGTCGACTGTTGCTGCCCAGATA
The nucleotide sequence above comes from Rhodococcoides fascians A25f. Encoded proteins:
- a CDS encoding D-2-hydroxyacid dehydrogenase translates to MARPVVNVLVVESDSDRKAFPAIAGVQFRSCAIAELADTVSWAEVLLFRTFEAVDLQAVWPNAANLQWIHASSAGVDRLLDPGLREGPWLLTNSGGILDHAIAEYVAAGILASVKKLPQALRRQRERVWEHRVSSGVRGKRALVVGPGSIGREIGRVLGAIGMRVDASGTSERPGDAEFARIRHVEELRSYAGDYAVIVLATPLTERTRGLIGTEVLAAMSPDAGLVNISRGPVVDEQALCAALASGAIGWAVLDVFEVEPLPASSPLWNMDNVILTAHLAGDADDFAERLWQLFEENLERYLFGSPLVNVVDKQTGYVQR